Proteins encoded together in one Coffea arabica cultivar ET-39 chromosome 2c, Coffea Arabica ET-39 HiFi, whole genome shotgun sequence window:
- the LOC113724601 gene encoding blue-light photoreceptor PHR2-like: MEARIEHGMRPSEAMDNGDSDKDGNDQVESSTRSNRHPSDPSDAATLRSASIVWFRNDLRVHDNECLNSANNESMSVLPVYCFDPRDYGKSSSGFDKTGPFRATFLLESVADLRKTLQAKGSDLVVRIGKPEIVLVELAQAVGAEAVYAHREVSHDEVKAEDNIEAVLKEEGVEVKYFWGSTLYHIDDLPFKLTEMPTNYGGFKEKVQGLEVRKTIEALDQVKGLPAKGDVEPGEIPSLVDLGLKSLDSLCFFLMSI; the protein is encoded by the exons ATGGAGGCCAGAATTGAACACGGAATGCGACCATCAGAGGCAATGGACAATGGCGATTCTGACAAGGATGGCAACGATCAAGTGGAGTCATCAACAAGATCAA ATCGCCACCCTTCTGACCCCTCTGACGCCGCCACCCTCCGCAGTGCTTCAATCGTTTGGTTCCGCAACGACCTTCGGGTACACGACAATGAGTGCCTCAACTCTGCCAACAACGAGTCCATGTCAGTCTTGCCCGTCTACTGTTTCGACCCGAGGGACTACGGGAAATCCTCTTCTGGGTTCGATAAGACTGGCCCGTTTAGGGccactttcttgcttgaatccgTCGCCGACTTGAGAAAAACTCTGCAGGCTAAGGGGTCTGATCTTGTGGTGAGAATTGGGAAGCCAGAGATTGTACTGGTGGAGCTGGCGCAGGCCGTTGGGGCGGAAGCTGTGTATGCCCACAGGGAGGTATCGCATGACGAGGTGAAGGCGGAGGATAATATCGAGGCGGTGTTGAAAGAGGAAGGAGTGGAGGTTAAGTACTTTTGGGGAAGCACATTGTATCATATTGACGATTTGCCCTTTAAATTGACGGAAATGCCGACTAACTACGGCGGGTTTAAGGAGAAAGTGCAGGGACTGGAGGTTAGGAAGACAATAGAGGCCCTGGATCAGGTGAAAGGATTGCCTGCTAAGGGAGATGTGGAGCCTGGGGAGATTCCGTCCTTGGTTGATTTGGGTCTCAAGAGTTTAGACAGTCTATGCTTCTTTCTAATGTCTATTTGA